The proteins below are encoded in one region of Hyalangium gracile:
- a CDS encoding FKBP-type peptidyl-prolyl cis-trans isomerase, whose translation MEITKDSVVTINYRLTLGDGKVIEESEESDPLVYLHGYEEIVPGLEKALEGKKAGDALKVKVSPEEGYGEYDPDGVEEVPREEFPADMEIEEGGIISATDDEGDEVDFLVKEVRDKTVVVDFNHPLAGKTLHFEVTVREVRKATEEELEHGHAHSPGHEH comes from the coding sequence ATGGAAATCACGAAGGACAGCGTCGTCACCATCAACTACCGGCTGACCCTGGGAGACGGGAAGGTCATCGAGGAGAGCGAGGAGAGCGATCCGCTCGTCTACCTGCACGGGTACGAGGAGATCGTCCCGGGGCTGGAGAAGGCGCTCGAGGGCAAGAAGGCGGGCGACGCCCTGAAGGTGAAGGTCTCCCCCGAGGAGGGCTACGGGGAATACGACCCGGACGGCGTGGAGGAGGTGCCGCGCGAGGAGTTCCCCGCGGACATGGAGATCGAGGAAGGGGGCATCATCAGCGCCACGGACGACGAGGGCGATGAGGTGGACTTCCTGGTGAAGGAGGTGCGCGACAAGACGGTGGTGGTGGACTTCAACCACCCGCTGGCGGGCAAGACGCTCCACTTCGAGGTCACCGTGCGCGAGGTGCGCAAGGCCACCGAGGAGGAGCTCGAGCACGGGCACGCGCACAGCCCTGGCCACGAGCACTGA